The following are encoded together in the Bos javanicus breed banteng chromosome X, ARS-OSU_banteng_1.0, whole genome shotgun sequence genome:
- the PLP1 gene encoding myelin proteolipid protein isoform X1, with protein MGLLECCARCLVGAPFASLVATGLCFFGVALFCGCGHEALTGTEKLIETYFSKNYQDYEYLINVIHAFQYVIYGTASFFFLYGALLLAEGFYTTGAVRQIFGDYKTTICGKGLSATVTGGQKGRGSRGQHQAHSLERVCHCLGKWLGHPDKFVGITYALTVVWLLVFACSAVPVYIYFNTWTTCQSIAAPSKTSASIGTLCADARMYGVLPWNAFPGKVCGSNLLSICKTAEFQMTFHLFIAAFVGAAATLVSLLTFMIAATYNFAVLKLMGRGTKF; from the exons GCTTATTAGAGTGCTGTGCAAGATGTCTCGTAGGGGCCccctttgcttccctggtggccactgGATTGTGTTTCTTTGGGGTGGCACTATTCTGTGGCTGTGGACATGAAGCACTCACTGGTACAGAAAAGCTAATTGAGACATATTTCTCCAAAAACTACCAGGACTATGAGTATCTTATCAATGT GATCCATGCTTTCCAGTATGTCATCTATGGAActgcctctttcttcttcctttatggGGCCCTCCTGCTGGCCGAGGGCTTCTACACCACCGGCGCAGTCAGGCAGATCTTTGGCGACTACAAGACCACCATCTGCGGCAAGGGCCTGAGTGCAACGGTAACAGGGGGCCAGAAGGGGAGGGGTTCCAGAGGCCAACATCAAGCTCATTCTTTGGAGCGGGTGTGTCATTGTTTGGGAAAATGGCTAGGACATCCCGACAAG TTTGTGGGCATCACCTATGCCCTGACCGTTGTGTGGCTCCTGGTGTTTGCCTGCTCTGCTGTGCCTGTATACATTTATTTCAACACCTGGACCACCTGCCAGTCTATTGCTGCCCCCAGCAAGACCTCTGCAAGTATAGGCACTCTCTGTGCTGATGCCAGAATGTATG GTGTTCTCCCATGGAATGCTTTCCCTGGCAAGGTGTGTGGCTCCAACCTTCTGTCCATCTGCAAAACAGCTGAG TTCCAAATGACCTTCCATCTGTTTATTGCTGCGTTTGTGGGGGCTGCAGCCACACTGGTGTCCCTG CTCACCTTCATGATTGCTGCCACTTACAACTTTGCCGTCCTGAAACTCATGGGCCGAGGCACCAAGTTCTGA
- the PLP1 gene encoding myelin proteolipid protein isoform X2, with translation MGLLECCARCLVGAPFASLVATGLCFFGVALFCGCGHEALTGTEKLIETYFSKNYQDYEYLINVIHAFQYVIYGTASFFFLYGALLLAEGFYTTGAVRQIFGDYKTTICGKGLSATFVGITYALTVVWLLVFACSAVPVYIYFNTWTTCQSIAAPSKTSASIGTLCADARMYGVLPWNAFPGKVCGSNLLSICKTAEFQMTFHLFIAAFVGAAATLVSLLTFMIAATYNFAVLKLMGRGTKF, from the exons GCTTATTAGAGTGCTGTGCAAGATGTCTCGTAGGGGCCccctttgcttccctggtggccactgGATTGTGTTTCTTTGGGGTGGCACTATTCTGTGGCTGTGGACATGAAGCACTCACTGGTACAGAAAAGCTAATTGAGACATATTTCTCCAAAAACTACCAGGACTATGAGTATCTTATCAATGT GATCCATGCTTTCCAGTATGTCATCTATGGAActgcctctttcttcttcctttatggGGCCCTCCTGCTGGCCGAGGGCTTCTACACCACCGGCGCAGTCAGGCAGATCTTTGGCGACTACAAGACCACCATCTGCGGCAAGGGCCTGAGTGCAACG TTTGTGGGCATCACCTATGCCCTGACCGTTGTGTGGCTCCTGGTGTTTGCCTGCTCTGCTGTGCCTGTATACATTTATTTCAACACCTGGACCACCTGCCAGTCTATTGCTGCCCCCAGCAAGACCTCTGCAAGTATAGGCACTCTCTGTGCTGATGCCAGAATGTATG GTGTTCTCCCATGGAATGCTTTCCCTGGCAAGGTGTGTGGCTCCAACCTTCTGTCCATCTGCAAAACAGCTGAG TTCCAAATGACCTTCCATCTGTTTATTGCTGCGTTTGTGGGGGCTGCAGCCACACTGGTGTCCCTG CTCACCTTCATGATTGCTGCCACTTACAACTTTGCCGTCCTGAAACTCATGGGCCGAGGCACCAAGTTCTGA